A window of Melopsittacus undulatus isolate bMelUnd1 chromosome 2, bMelUnd1.mat.Z, whole genome shotgun sequence contains these coding sequences:
- the ZNF384 gene encoding zinc finger protein 384 isoform X1 yields the protein MSGSCRAIGRVTCRVLVKMEESHFNSSPYFWPAVPTVSGQIENTMFINKMKEQLLPTEKGCSLAPPHYPALLTVPTSVALPTGISMDSDTKPEQLTPHSQAPVTQNITVVPVQSAGLMTAGPGLVITSPSGSLVTTAASAQTFPISAPMIVSALPPGSQAALQVVPDLSKKGTTTLSEGGGGGGGGGVAPKPPRGRKKKRLQESGLPEMSDPFVLSNEDDEDQHKDGKTYRCRMCSLTFYSKSEMQIHSKSHTETKPHKCPHCSKSFANSSYLAQHIRIHSGAKPYTCSYCQKAFRQLSHLQQHTRIHSKLHTAIVKPHKCPHCSKSFANTSYLAQHLRIHSGAKPYTCRYCQKAFRQLSHLQQHTRIHTGDRPYKCAHPGCEKAFTQLSNLQSHRRQHNKDKPFKCHNCHRAYTDAASLEVHLATHTVKHAKVYTCSICSRAYTSETYLMKHMRKHNIPDPQQQVVQAQAQASQQQQHFQPQGGGAAGGPSGDTNQPNPPPQCSFDLTPYKTSEHHKDICLTVSTSAIQVEHLSSS from the exons ATGTCTGGTAGTTGTAGAGCAATTGGAAGGGTTACGTGCAGAGTTCTGGTAAA GATGGAAGAATCTCATTTCAACTCCTCCCCGTACTTCTGGCCAGCAGTGCCCACCGTCTCGGGACAG ATTGAGAACACCATGTTTATTAACAAGATGAAGGAGCAGCTGTTGCCCACAGAGAagggctgcagcctggctccCCCCCACTACCCTGCCTTGCTGACAGTACCCACCTCTGTGGCCCTGCCCACTGGTATCTCCATGGACTCAGACACCAAGCCGGAGCAGCTGACGCCACACAGCCAAGCCCCTGTGACTCAGAACATCACCGTGGTACCAGTGCAGTCTGCTGGGCTCATGACAGCAG GTCCTGGTCTGGTGATAACTTCCCCATCAGGTTCCCTAGTGACCACAGCCGCCTCTGCCCAAACCTTTCCCATCTCAGCTCCCATGATTGTCTCTGCGCTACCCCCTGGCTCCCAGGCAGCCCTCCAGGTGGTTCCTGACCTGTCCAAGAAAGGGACAACCACCCTCTCTGAAGGTGGTGGGGGTGGCGGGGGTGGGGGAGTTGCCCCCAAACCGCCTCGGGGCCGGAAGAAGAAACGATTGCAGGAGTCAGGGCTGCCAGAGATGAGCGACCCCTTTGTGCTGTCAAACGAGGATGATGAGGACCAGCACAAGGATGGCAAGACATACAG GTGCCGGATGTGTTCGCTGACCTTCTACTCCAAGTCGGAGATGCAGATCCACTCCAAGTCCCACACGGAGACAAAGCCACACAAGTGTCCTCACTGCTCCAAGAGCTTCGCCAACAGCTCCTACCTGGCCCAGCACATTCGCATCCACTCAGGGGCCAAGCCCTACACGTGCAGCTACTGCCAGAAGGCCTTCCGCCAGCTctcccacctgcagcagcacacacg GATCCACTCCAAGCTCCACACAGCGATTGTCAAGCCGCACAAGTGTCCTCACTGCTCCAAGAGCTTCGCCAACACATCCTACCTGGCCCAGCACCTCCGCATCCACTCGGGGGCCAAGCCCTACACCTGCCGCTACTGCCAGAAGGCCTTCCGCCAGCTctcccacctgcagcagcacacacg TATCCACACAGGGGACCGGCCCTACAAATGTGCTCACCCTGGGTGTGAAAAGGCTTTCACCCAGCTTTCCAACCTGCAG TCCCACAGACGGCAGCACAACAAAGACAAACCTTTCAAGTGCCACAACTGCCACCGTGCATACACGGATGCTGCCTCGTTGGAGGTACACCTGGCTACGCACACAGTGAAACACGCCAAGGTCTACACCTGCTCCATCTGCAGCCGGGCCTACACCTCG GAGACATACCTGATGAAGCACATGCGGAAACACAACATCCCTGACCCACAGCAGCAGGTGGTTCAGGCGCAAGCCCAagcctctcagcagcagcagcacttccagcCACAGGGTGGGGGGGCAGCAGGGGGCCCTTCTGGAGACACTAACCAACCCAACCCTCCCCCCCAGTGCTCCTTTGACCTGACTCCTTACAAGACTTCAGAGCATCACAAGGACATCTGCCTCACTGTCAGCACCAGCGCCATCCAAGTGGAGCACCTCTCCAGCTCCTAG
- the ZNF384 gene encoding zinc finger protein 384 isoform X3, giving the protein MSGSCRAIGRVTCRVLVKMEESHFNSSPYFWPAVPTVSGQIENTMFINKMKEQLLPTEKGCSLAPPHYPALLTVPTSVALPTGISMDSDTKPEQLTPHSQAPVTQNITVVPVQSAGLMTAGPGLVITSPSGSLVTTAASAQTFPISAPMIVSALPPGSQAALQVVPDLSKKGTTTLSEGGGGGGGGGVAPKPPRGRKKKRLQESGLPEMSDPFVLSNEDDEDQHKDGKTYRCRMCSLTFYSKSEMQIHSKSHTETKPHKCPHCSKSFANSSYLAQHIRIHSGAKPYTCSYCQKAFRQLSHLQQHTRIHTGDRPYKCAHPGCEKAFTQLSNLQSHRRQHNKDKPFKCHNCHRAYTDAASLEVHLATHTVKHAKVYTCSICSRAYTSETYLMKHMRKHNIPDPQQQVVQAQAQASQQQQHFQPQGGGAAGGPSGDTNQPNPPPQCSFDLTPYKTSEHHKDICLTVSTSAIQVEHLSSS; this is encoded by the exons ATGTCTGGTAGTTGTAGAGCAATTGGAAGGGTTACGTGCAGAGTTCTGGTAAA GATGGAAGAATCTCATTTCAACTCCTCCCCGTACTTCTGGCCAGCAGTGCCCACCGTCTCGGGACAG ATTGAGAACACCATGTTTATTAACAAGATGAAGGAGCAGCTGTTGCCCACAGAGAagggctgcagcctggctccCCCCCACTACCCTGCCTTGCTGACAGTACCCACCTCTGTGGCCCTGCCCACTGGTATCTCCATGGACTCAGACACCAAGCCGGAGCAGCTGACGCCACACAGCCAAGCCCCTGTGACTCAGAACATCACCGTGGTACCAGTGCAGTCTGCTGGGCTCATGACAGCAG GTCCTGGTCTGGTGATAACTTCCCCATCAGGTTCCCTAGTGACCACAGCCGCCTCTGCCCAAACCTTTCCCATCTCAGCTCCCATGATTGTCTCTGCGCTACCCCCTGGCTCCCAGGCAGCCCTCCAGGTGGTTCCTGACCTGTCCAAGAAAGGGACAACCACCCTCTCTGAAGGTGGTGGGGGTGGCGGGGGTGGGGGAGTTGCCCCCAAACCGCCTCGGGGCCGGAAGAAGAAACGATTGCAGGAGTCAGGGCTGCCAGAGATGAGCGACCCCTTTGTGCTGTCAAACGAGGATGATGAGGACCAGCACAAGGATGGCAAGACATACAG GTGCCGGATGTGTTCGCTGACCTTCTACTCCAAGTCGGAGATGCAGATCCACTCCAAGTCCCACACGGAGACAAAGCCACACAAGTGTCCTCACTGCTCCAAGAGCTTCGCCAACAGCTCCTACCTGGCCCAGCACATTCGCATCCACTCAGGGGCCAAGCCCTACACGTGCAGCTACTGCCAGAAGGCCTTCCGCCAGCTctcccacctgcagcagcacacacg TATCCACACAGGGGACCGGCCCTACAAATGTGCTCACCCTGGGTGTGAAAAGGCTTTCACCCAGCTTTCCAACCTGCAG TCCCACAGACGGCAGCACAACAAAGACAAACCTTTCAAGTGCCACAACTGCCACCGTGCATACACGGATGCTGCCTCGTTGGAGGTACACCTGGCTACGCACACAGTGAAACACGCCAAGGTCTACACCTGCTCCATCTGCAGCCGGGCCTACACCTCG GAGACATACCTGATGAAGCACATGCGGAAACACAACATCCCTGACCCACAGCAGCAGGTGGTTCAGGCGCAAGCCCAagcctctcagcagcagcagcacttccagcCACAGGGTGGGGGGGCAGCAGGGGGCCCTTCTGGAGACACTAACCAACCCAACCCTCCCCCCCAGTGCTCCTTTGACCTGACTCCTTACAAGACTTCAGAGCATCACAAGGACATCTGCCTCACTGTCAGCACCAGCGCCATCCAAGTGGAGCACCTCTCCAGCTCCTAG
- the ZNF384 gene encoding zinc finger protein 384 isoform X2, whose protein sequence is MEESHFNSSPYFWPAVPTVSGQIENTMFINKMKEQLLPTEKGCSLAPPHYPALLTVPTSVALPTGISMDSDTKPEQLTPHSQAPVTQNITVVPVQSAGLMTAGPGLVITSPSGSLVTTAASAQTFPISAPMIVSALPPGSQAALQVVPDLSKKGTTTLSEGGGGGGGGGVAPKPPRGRKKKRLQESGLPEMSDPFVLSNEDDEDQHKDGKTYRCRMCSLTFYSKSEMQIHSKSHTETKPHKCPHCSKSFANSSYLAQHIRIHSGAKPYTCSYCQKAFRQLSHLQQHTRIHSKLHTAIVKPHKCPHCSKSFANTSYLAQHLRIHSGAKPYTCRYCQKAFRQLSHLQQHTRIHTGDRPYKCAHPGCEKAFTQLSNLQSHRRQHNKDKPFKCHNCHRAYTDAASLEVHLATHTVKHAKVYTCSICSRAYTSETYLMKHMRKHNIPDPQQQVVQAQAQASQQQQHFQPQGGGAAGGPSGDTNQPNPPPQCSFDLTPYKTSEHHKDICLTVSTSAIQVEHLSSS, encoded by the exons ATGGAAGAATCTCATTTCAACTCCTCCCCGTACTTCTGGCCAGCAGTGCCCACCGTCTCGGGACAG ATTGAGAACACCATGTTTATTAACAAGATGAAGGAGCAGCTGTTGCCCACAGAGAagggctgcagcctggctccCCCCCACTACCCTGCCTTGCTGACAGTACCCACCTCTGTGGCCCTGCCCACTGGTATCTCCATGGACTCAGACACCAAGCCGGAGCAGCTGACGCCACACAGCCAAGCCCCTGTGACTCAGAACATCACCGTGGTACCAGTGCAGTCTGCTGGGCTCATGACAGCAG GTCCTGGTCTGGTGATAACTTCCCCATCAGGTTCCCTAGTGACCACAGCCGCCTCTGCCCAAACCTTTCCCATCTCAGCTCCCATGATTGTCTCTGCGCTACCCCCTGGCTCCCAGGCAGCCCTCCAGGTGGTTCCTGACCTGTCCAAGAAAGGGACAACCACCCTCTCTGAAGGTGGTGGGGGTGGCGGGGGTGGGGGAGTTGCCCCCAAACCGCCTCGGGGCCGGAAGAAGAAACGATTGCAGGAGTCAGGGCTGCCAGAGATGAGCGACCCCTTTGTGCTGTCAAACGAGGATGATGAGGACCAGCACAAGGATGGCAAGACATACAG GTGCCGGATGTGTTCGCTGACCTTCTACTCCAAGTCGGAGATGCAGATCCACTCCAAGTCCCACACGGAGACAAAGCCACACAAGTGTCCTCACTGCTCCAAGAGCTTCGCCAACAGCTCCTACCTGGCCCAGCACATTCGCATCCACTCAGGGGCCAAGCCCTACACGTGCAGCTACTGCCAGAAGGCCTTCCGCCAGCTctcccacctgcagcagcacacacg GATCCACTCCAAGCTCCACACAGCGATTGTCAAGCCGCACAAGTGTCCTCACTGCTCCAAGAGCTTCGCCAACACATCCTACCTGGCCCAGCACCTCCGCATCCACTCGGGGGCCAAGCCCTACACCTGCCGCTACTGCCAGAAGGCCTTCCGCCAGCTctcccacctgcagcagcacacacg TATCCACACAGGGGACCGGCCCTACAAATGTGCTCACCCTGGGTGTGAAAAGGCTTTCACCCAGCTTTCCAACCTGCAG TCCCACAGACGGCAGCACAACAAAGACAAACCTTTCAAGTGCCACAACTGCCACCGTGCATACACGGATGCTGCCTCGTTGGAGGTACACCTGGCTACGCACACAGTGAAACACGCCAAGGTCTACACCTGCTCCATCTGCAGCCGGGCCTACACCTCG GAGACATACCTGATGAAGCACATGCGGAAACACAACATCCCTGACCCACAGCAGCAGGTGGTTCAGGCGCAAGCCCAagcctctcagcagcagcagcacttccagcCACAGGGTGGGGGGGCAGCAGGGGGCCCTTCTGGAGACACTAACCAACCCAACCCTCCCCCCCAGTGCTCCTTTGACCTGACTCCTTACAAGACTTCAGAGCATCACAAGGACATCTGCCTCACTGTCAGCACCAGCGCCATCCAAGTGGAGCACCTCTCCAGCTCCTAG
- the ZNF384 gene encoding zinc finger protein 384 isoform X4, with protein sequence MEESHFNSSPYFWPAVPTVSGQIENTMFINKMKEQLLPTEKGCSLAPPHYPALLTVPTSVALPTGISMDSDTKPEQLTPHSQAPVTQNITVVPVQSAGLMTAGPGLVITSPSGSLVTTAASAQTFPISAPMIVSALPPGSQAALQVVPDLSKKGTTTLSEGGGGGGGGGVAPKPPRGRKKKRLQESGLPEMSDPFVLSNEDDEDQHKDGKTYRCRMCSLTFYSKSEMQIHSKSHTETKPHKCPHCSKSFANSSYLAQHIRIHSGAKPYTCSYCQKAFRQLSHLQQHTRIHTGDRPYKCAHPGCEKAFTQLSNLQSHRRQHNKDKPFKCHNCHRAYTDAASLEVHLATHTVKHAKVYTCSICSRAYTSETYLMKHMRKHNIPDPQQQVVQAQAQASQQQQHFQPQGGGAAGGPSGDTNQPNPPPQCSFDLTPYKTSEHHKDICLTVSTSAIQVEHLSSS encoded by the exons ATGGAAGAATCTCATTTCAACTCCTCCCCGTACTTCTGGCCAGCAGTGCCCACCGTCTCGGGACAG ATTGAGAACACCATGTTTATTAACAAGATGAAGGAGCAGCTGTTGCCCACAGAGAagggctgcagcctggctccCCCCCACTACCCTGCCTTGCTGACAGTACCCACCTCTGTGGCCCTGCCCACTGGTATCTCCATGGACTCAGACACCAAGCCGGAGCAGCTGACGCCACACAGCCAAGCCCCTGTGACTCAGAACATCACCGTGGTACCAGTGCAGTCTGCTGGGCTCATGACAGCAG GTCCTGGTCTGGTGATAACTTCCCCATCAGGTTCCCTAGTGACCACAGCCGCCTCTGCCCAAACCTTTCCCATCTCAGCTCCCATGATTGTCTCTGCGCTACCCCCTGGCTCCCAGGCAGCCCTCCAGGTGGTTCCTGACCTGTCCAAGAAAGGGACAACCACCCTCTCTGAAGGTGGTGGGGGTGGCGGGGGTGGGGGAGTTGCCCCCAAACCGCCTCGGGGCCGGAAGAAGAAACGATTGCAGGAGTCAGGGCTGCCAGAGATGAGCGACCCCTTTGTGCTGTCAAACGAGGATGATGAGGACCAGCACAAGGATGGCAAGACATACAG GTGCCGGATGTGTTCGCTGACCTTCTACTCCAAGTCGGAGATGCAGATCCACTCCAAGTCCCACACGGAGACAAAGCCACACAAGTGTCCTCACTGCTCCAAGAGCTTCGCCAACAGCTCCTACCTGGCCCAGCACATTCGCATCCACTCAGGGGCCAAGCCCTACACGTGCAGCTACTGCCAGAAGGCCTTCCGCCAGCTctcccacctgcagcagcacacacg TATCCACACAGGGGACCGGCCCTACAAATGTGCTCACCCTGGGTGTGAAAAGGCTTTCACCCAGCTTTCCAACCTGCAG TCCCACAGACGGCAGCACAACAAAGACAAACCTTTCAAGTGCCACAACTGCCACCGTGCATACACGGATGCTGCCTCGTTGGAGGTACACCTGGCTACGCACACAGTGAAACACGCCAAGGTCTACACCTGCTCCATCTGCAGCCGGGCCTACACCTCG GAGACATACCTGATGAAGCACATGCGGAAACACAACATCCCTGACCCACAGCAGCAGGTGGTTCAGGCGCAAGCCCAagcctctcagcagcagcagcacttccagcCACAGGGTGGGGGGGCAGCAGGGGGCCCTTCTGGAGACACTAACCAACCCAACCCTCCCCCCCAGTGCTCCTTTGACCTGACTCCTTACAAGACTTCAGAGCATCACAAGGACATCTGCCTCACTGTCAGCACCAGCGCCATCCAAGTGGAGCACCTCTCCAGCTCCTAG